From the Bradyrhizobium ontarionense genome, the window CGGAAGGTTGCACCGCGACATCGCGGCGGGGGAGAGGGAGCGTCGAATCCGCCGCACCAGGAGGCGTATGGAAACGTGGTCATGCACATCATTGATCGGCGCCTGAACCCGGGCGGCAAAAGTCTCGAGAACCGTCAGCGATTTTTGCGCAGAGCCAAGGCCTTGGTTCAGGGAGCTGTCAAGAAGACGTCGCAGGATCGCGGCATCAAGGACGTGCTGGAGGGCGGCGAAGTCTCGATCCCGCTCGACGGCATGGATGAGCCGCGCTTCCGCCGGGAAGGCGGCACGCGCGACATGGTGCTGCCCGGCAACAAGAAGTTCGTCGAGGGCGACATCCTGCCGCGCTCCGGTGACGGCAGCGGCCGCAAATCGGCACCGGGGCAGGGCGACAGCGAGGATGCGTTCCGCTTCGTGCTGAGCAAGGAAGAGTTCGTCAACCTGTTCCTCGACGATCTCGAGCTGCCCGATCTCGCCAAGCGCAAGTTCGCCGAGGCCGAGAGCCACGCGCTGCAGCGCGCCGGCTATGCGACCTCGGGTTCGCCGGCCAATATTTCGATCAGCCGCACCGTGACCCGGGCGCTCGCCCGGCGCGTCGCGCTGCGCCGGCCGCGGCCGCAGGCGATCGCCGAACTCGAGGCCAGGCTGGAGCAGGAGAGCGACGAAGAGAAACGTGCCGAGCTCCTCGCCGAGCTCGAGGCGCTGAAGGCCAAGGCCAAGCGCATTCCGTTCATCGACCCGATTGACATCCGCTATCGCCGCTTCGAGACCGTGCCGAAGCCGGTCGCCCAGGCCGTGATGTTCTGTCTGATGGACGTCTCCGGCTCGATGTCGGAGCACATGAAGGACCTCGCCAAGCGGTTCTACATGCTGCTCTACGTGTTCCTGACCCGGCGCTATCGCCATGTCGAGATCGTGTTCATCCGTCATACCGATCGTGCCGAGGAGGTCGACGAGCAGACCTTCTTCTACGGACCGGCATCGGGCGGCACGCTGGTGTCGAGCGCGCTGCAATGCATGCACGACATCGTCCGCTCGCGCTTCCGCCCGAGCGATTGGAACATCTACGCGGCGCAGGCCTCCGACGGCGACAACGCCACCTCGGATTCCGAGAATGTCGCACGCCTCTTGACCGACAACATCCTGCCGGTGTCGCAGTTCTTCGCCTATCTCGAGGTCGGCGAGTCCGGCACCTATTCGTTCGAGATGCCCGATTCCTCATTGTGGTCGCTGTACGAGCGGCTGCGCGCCGGCGGCGCACCTTTGTCGATGCGCAAGGTGCGCGACCGCAGCGAGATATTTCCTGTCTTCCACGACCTGTTTCAGCGTCGCGGCACGACGCAGGAGAGGGCGGCCTCATGAGCGAGCTTCTGTTCGAGGGCGCGGACTGGAACTTCTCGACACTGCAGCGCAT encodes:
- a CDS encoding YeaH/YhbH family protein encodes the protein MHIIDRRLNPGGKSLENRQRFLRRAKALVQGAVKKTSQDRGIKDVLEGGEVSIPLDGMDEPRFRREGGTRDMVLPGNKKFVEGDILPRSGDGSGRKSAPGQGDSEDAFRFVLSKEEFVNLFLDDLELPDLAKRKFAEAESHALQRAGYATSGSPANISISRTVTRALARRVALRRPRPQAIAELEARLEQESDEEKRAELLAELEALKAKAKRIPFIDPIDIRYRRFETVPKPVAQAVMFCLMDVSGSMSEHMKDLAKRFYMLLYVFLTRRYRHVEIVFIRHTDRAEEVDEQTFFYGPASGGTLVSSALQCMHDIVRSRFRPSDWNIYAAQASDGDNATSDSENVARLLTDNILPVSQFFAYLEVGESGTYSFEMPDSSLWSLYERLRAGGAPLSMRKVRDRSEIFPVFHDLFQRRGTTQERAAS